A section of the Desulfurellaceae bacterium genome encodes:
- the shc gene encoding squalene--hopene cyclase → MPRTEPDSAQHLDLFRLEACIQAAAAWLYQHQAEDGYWVGMLESNCCMEAEWLLAMHILGYEHPRKDDIVHTLLTAQRQDGAWEIYYGAPDGDINTTVECYAALRASGLAPDSPALRKARDWILAHGGFDTIRVFTRYWLALIGEWPWDKTPCLPPEVIAFPGWFPFNIYNFASWARATLVPLTVLSARRFSRRLPPERRLDELFPLGRQRTYAGLPRKAGLLSWQTFFLAADAALHAYQKLGFTPGRETAIRQCLEWIIKHQDADGAWGGIQPPWIYSLMALHVEGYPLSHPVVAAGLAALDRHWSYERDGGLHIQASESPVWDTLLASLALLDCGHRLQQSEPMQTALTWILGQEVVTSGDWQVKLPEVTPGGWAFERANAAYPDIDDTAVALIVLAQLREQCPDDGRFDAPIARAVDWILAMQSANGGWGAFDRDNDTQLLTRIPFCDFGEALDPPSVDVTAHVVEAFGLLGYDAAHPAMARALAYIRAEQEPEGSWFGRWGVNHIYGTAAVLPALKAIGEDMSATAVQRAGAWLAAHQNPDGGWGETCASYMDDRLRGTGPSTASQTAWALMALVALDGRDFEASIRRGTDYLLGTQRDGSWDEPYYTGTGFPGYGTGARTDLQVQAMKKRFAQGTELQRGFMINYNMYRHYFPLMALGRVREYFGRTESSADGADTARHSGSSSSAG, encoded by the coding sequence ATGCCACGCACCGAGCCTGATTCTGCTCAACACCTTGACCTGTTCCGGCTCGAAGCCTGCATCCAGGCCGCCGCCGCCTGGCTGTACCAGCACCAGGCCGAGGACGGCTACTGGGTCGGCATGCTGGAGTCCAACTGCTGCATGGAGGCCGAGTGGCTGCTGGCCATGCATATCCTGGGCTACGAGCATCCGCGCAAAGACGACATCGTCCACACCCTGCTCACGGCTCAGCGCCAGGACGGCGCGTGGGAGATCTACTACGGGGCACCGGACGGCGATATCAACACCACGGTCGAGTGCTACGCCGCGCTGCGGGCCAGCGGTCTGGCGCCCGACAGCCCAGCCCTCAGAAAAGCCCGGGACTGGATCCTAGCCCACGGCGGGTTCGACACCATCCGCGTTTTCACCCGCTACTGGCTGGCCCTCATCGGCGAATGGCCGTGGGACAAAACGCCCTGCCTGCCGCCCGAGGTGATTGCCTTCCCCGGCTGGTTTCCGTTCAACATCTACAATTTTGCCTCCTGGGCGCGGGCGACCCTGGTGCCGCTGACCGTTCTGTCGGCCCGCCGCTTTTCCCGCCGCCTGCCGCCCGAGCGACGTTTGGACGAACTCTTTCCGCTGGGGCGACAGCGGACCTACGCCGGCCTGCCGCGCAAAGCCGGTCTGCTGTCGTGGCAGACGTTTTTCCTGGCCGCCGACGCCGCGCTGCACGCCTATCAGAAGCTCGGCTTCACGCCCGGCCGCGAGACCGCCATCCGGCAGTGTCTGGAGTGGATCATCAAACATCAGGACGCCGACGGCGCCTGGGGCGGCATTCAGCCACCGTGGATCTACAGTCTGATGGCGCTCCACGTCGAGGGCTATCCGCTGAGCCACCCGGTCGTGGCTGCGGGCCTGGCCGCCCTTGACAGGCACTGGTCGTACGAGCGGGACGGCGGGCTGCACATTCAGGCCAGCGAGTCACCCGTCTGGGATACCCTGCTGGCAAGCCTGGCCCTGCTCGACTGCGGCCACCGACTTCAGCAGTCAGAACCGATGCAGACCGCCCTGACCTGGATTCTCGGCCAGGAGGTCGTCACCAGCGGAGACTGGCAGGTCAAGCTGCCCGAGGTCACACCCGGCGGCTGGGCGTTTGAGCGGGCCAACGCCGCCTATCCAGATATTGACGACACGGCGGTAGCCCTGATCGTCCTGGCCCAGCTGCGTGAACAGTGCCCGGACGACGGACGTTTTGACGCCCCAATCGCCCGGGCCGTGGACTGGATTCTGGCCATGCAGTCCGCCAACGGCGGCTGGGGCGCGTTTGACCGCGACAACGACACACAGCTACTGACCAGGATTCCGTTCTGCGACTTCGGCGAGGCGCTTGACCCGCCCAGCGTCGATGTCACAGCCCACGTGGTGGAGGCCTTCGGCCTGCTCGGCTACGACGCCGCTCATCCGGCAATGGCCCGCGCCCTGGCCTATATCCGCGCCGAACAAGAGCCCGAAGGCAGCTGGTTCGGTCGCTGGGGGGTGAACCATATCTACGGCACGGCTGCGGTCCTGCCGGCGCTCAAGGCCATCGGCGAGGACATGAGCGCGACCGCAGTCCAGCGGGCCGGGGCGTGGCTGGCCGCCCACCAAAACCCGGACGGCGGCTGGGGAGAGACTTGCGCGTCGTATATGGATGACCGCCTGCGGGGTACGGGACCGAGCACCGCGTCCCAGACCGCCTGGGCGCTGATGGCCCTGGTCGCCCTGGACGGGCGCGATTTTGAGGCTTCAATTCGGCGTGGGACGGACTATCTGCTCGGCACTCAGCGGGACGGCAGCTGGGACGAGCCCTACTATACCGGCACCGGCTTCCCCGGCTATGGCACCGGCGCGCGGACCGATCTCCAGGTCCAGGCAATGAAGAAACGCTTTGCCCAGGGCACCGAGCTACAGCGCGGTTTCATGATCAACTACAACATGTACCGCCACTATTTCCCGCTCATGGCGCTGGGCCGCGTGCGGGAGTATTTCGGCCGTACCGAATCCTCTGCCGACGGCGCGGACACCGCCCGCCACTCCGGCTCCTCATCATCGGCCGGATAG
- a CDS encoding PQQ-binding-like beta-propeller repeat protein, with translation MRHTLWTEYRLRHALGVCVVGLLLSAATARAAAPVQEVDGEAIYREHCATCHATASRAPKFEVMRRLPAAFVLRSMELGKMRFQGMMRTGAERRAVSEYITGKTLPAVTEKDPTVAGFCSDAPGAFPAAYASAAWNGWGVDETNSRFQPAAAAGLSAEQVAKLKVKWVFGLPMDYQTSQPTVVGGRVFVGSLGGHVYSIDAKTGCLYWAKKPRAGVRASVVIGRLPDTDPPRYAAYFGDIEANMYAVDARTGEELWQTRVDDHRLARITGTPTLHDNRLYVPVTALEEVAGSDPSYECCTFRGPIVALDAGSGQQIWKAYTIPDEPKPVRKNAKGVQLWGPSGASVWSAPTLDLKKNVMYVATGDNYSDPPSLTSDALVAFDLATGEMLWSQQFTPNDAWNIGCESDDQTNCPEARGPDLDFGSSSILRELPDGKRVLVAGQKSGVLHAVDPDNNGAILWQARVGKGGLAGGIQWGPAADASTVYVALSDIGLRTIEDSQAGWTTELDPSVGGGMFAYDLASGNRLWHVPPPGCGDRTQCSPAQSAAVSVIPGVVFSGSVDSHLRAYSTTDGTLLWDYNADQEYDSTNGVPTRGGAFDGPGPTIVDGVVYVNSGYGFWGARSGNALIAFEPGE, from the coding sequence GTGAGACACACACTATGGACTGAATACAGACTGCGCCACGCGCTCGGCGTGTGCGTCGTCGGGCTGCTTTTGAGTGCGGCCACGGCCCGGGCTGCCGCCCCGGTGCAAGAGGTGGACGGCGAGGCCATTTATCGCGAACACTGCGCCACCTGCCATGCCACGGCGAGCCGTGCGCCAAAGTTTGAGGTGATGCGCAGGCTGCCGGCCGCGTTTGTGCTGCGTTCGATGGAACTGGGCAAGATGCGCTTCCAGGGCATGATGCGGACCGGCGCCGAGCGGCGGGCGGTGTCCGAGTATATCACCGGCAAGACGCTCCCGGCCGTGACCGAGAAAGACCCGACGGTGGCCGGCTTTTGCAGCGATGCGCCGGGCGCGTTCCCGGCCGCGTACGCCTCGGCCGCCTGGAACGGCTGGGGCGTGGATGAGACCAACAGCCGCTTCCAGCCGGCCGCGGCCGCCGGCCTGAGCGCCGAACAGGTGGCCAAACTCAAGGTCAAATGGGTGTTCGGCCTGCCCATGGACTACCAGACCTCGCAGCCGACGGTTGTTGGCGGGCGGGTCTTTGTCGGCAGCCTGGGCGGCCACGTGTACTCGATTGACGCCAAGACCGGCTGCCTGTACTGGGCCAAAAAACCCCGGGCCGGCGTCCGGGCCTCGGTCGTCATCGGCCGGCTGCCCGACACCGATCCGCCCCGCTACGCCGCGTATTTTGGCGATATTGAGGCCAATATGTATGCGGTCGATGCCCGGACCGGCGAAGAGCTGTGGCAGACCAGGGTGGACGATCATCGCCTGGCCCGGATTACCGGAACGCCGACCCTGCACGACAACCGGCTATACGTACCGGTCACGGCCCTGGAAGAGGTGGCCGGCTCGGACCCCAGTTACGAGTGCTGCACCTTTCGCGGCCCGATTGTGGCCCTGGATGCCGGCAGCGGGCAACAGATCTGGAAAGCCTACACGATCCCGGACGAACCCAAGCCGGTGCGCAAAAACGCCAAGGGGGTCCAGCTGTGGGGGCCGTCGGGCGCCTCGGTGTGGTCGGCCCCGACCCTGGATCTGAAAAAGAACGTCATGTATGTGGCGACCGGGGATAATTATTCCGATCCGCCCTCGCTGACCAGCGATGCCCTGGTCGCCTTTGATTTGGCAACCGGCGAGATGCTGTGGTCCCAGCAGTTCACGCCCAACGACGCCTGGAATATCGGCTGTGAGTCGGACGATCAGACCAACTGTCCCGAGGCCCGGGGACCGGATCTGGATTTTGGCTCGTCGTCGATTCTGCGTGAGCTGCCGGACGGCAAGCGGGTGCTGGTGGCCGGCCAGAAGTCGGGCGTGCTGCACGCCGTCGACCCGGACAATAACGGCGCCATCCTGTGGCAGGCGCGGGTCGGCAAGGGCGGCCTGGCCGGCGGGATTCAGTGGGGCCCGGCGGCGGATGCCAGCACGGTGTATGTGGCCCTGTCGGATATCGGTCTGAGAACGATCGAGGATTCGCAGGCCGGCTGGACGACCGAACTCGACCCCAGCGTCGGGGGCGGGATGTTCGCCTACGATCTGGCCAGCGGAAACCGGCTGTGGCACGTACCGCCGCCGGGCTGTGGCGACCGCACGCAGTGCAGCCCGGCCCAATCCGCAGCCGTGTCGGTGATTCCCGGGGTCGTGTTTTCCGGCTCGGTCGATTCCCATCTGCGGGCCTATTCAACCACCGACGGCACGCTGCTGTGGGACTATAACGCCGACCAGGAGTACGACAGTACCAACGGCGTGCCGACTCGGGGTGGGGCGTTTGACGGTCCCGGGCCGACAATTGTTGACGGCGTGGTGTACGTCAACTCGGGCTATGGGTTCTGGGGCGCCCGCTCGGGCAACGCCTTGATCGCGTTTGAGCCCGGCGAATAA
- a CDS encoding arginyltransferase — MAGHANIVEIQRFQTPRYACPYLPERTASLHYRILIELGSEDYERLLRRGWRRFGCEFFRPACPACDQCRSLRLPVAAFCPSRSQRRALKRNADVEVVVQEPTLTAEHLRLFNAYHRFMHREKGWPPHRHNPSSYARSFLMGNWEFAREFQYYRQGRLVGIGLADVTAESLSSIYFFHDPAWRMQSPGVFSILQQLAHARRLGLRHHYLGYWVADSQSMAYKANYRPHEILTRYPADDEEPEWRAVSAPSAEDSVRPKYSRTRPSAMSGK, encoded by the coding sequence ATGGCCGGCCACGCCAACATCGTCGAGATCCAGCGCTTTCAGACGCCGCGCTATGCGTGTCCGTACCTGCCCGAGCGGACCGCCTCGCTGCACTATCGGATTCTGATCGAACTCGGCAGCGAGGACTATGAGCGCCTGCTGAGACGCGGCTGGCGGCGCTTTGGCTGCGAGTTTTTTCGACCGGCCTGTCCGGCCTGCGACCAGTGTCGCAGCCTGCGTCTGCCGGTGGCGGCGTTCTGCCCCTCGCGCAGCCAGCGGCGCGCCCTGAAGCGCAACGCGGATGTGGAAGTCGTGGTCCAGGAACCGACCCTGACGGCCGAACACCTGCGCCTGTTCAACGCCTACCACCGCTTCATGCACCGGGAAAAGGGCTGGCCGCCGCACCGTCACAACCCGAGCTCCTACGCCCGCAGCTTCCTGATGGGCAACTGGGAGTTTGCCCGCGAGTTTCAGTACTACCGGCAGGGCCGCCTGGTCGGTATCGGCCTGGCCGATGTGACGGCCGAGTCTTTATCCAGCATTTATTTTTTCCACGACCCGGCCTGGCGGATGCAGTCGCCGGGGGTGTTCTCCATCTTGCAGCAGCTGGCCCACGCCCGGCGGCTGGGTCTCAGGCATCACTATCTGGGCTACTGGGTCGCCGACAGCCAGTCCATGGCCTATAAGGCCAACTACCGACCCCACGAGATACTGACCCGCTATCCGGCCGATGATGAGGAGCCGGAGTGGCGGGCGGTGTCCGCGCCGTCGGCAGAGGATTCGGTACGGCCGAAATACTCCCGCACGCGGCCCAGCGCCATGAGCGGGAAATAG
- a CDS encoding DUF418 domain-containing protein codes for MNILAFGLPFRAYFDPSVDGALSGADFGIFFVVDLLAEGVMRAVFSMLFGVGIALAASREARSEGVGIYYRRQFLLLGLGLVDTFVLLWTGDILVSYALAGMVLYLCRNWRPRNLGIAAGCIFAYLAIVYAAIFLVLSWGPVQAKAVQTRIAAGQAVSAEDQAMFDAWVDLEAVVHPSESIRAREALKFEGSYRQSFVANAEEAGEMYTLALPLFFIWDAAACMLLGMALYKTGFFQGRRSLRCYVLVAILGFVCGLTVNGFELAMKIGSGYAPQWVSGASVFTNDLGRVSMALGFVSVAMIAWQYDWFARARQVLAAVGRMALTNYILQSVFGLVIFHDFGLGLWNELARHQLYSIVLAEWIVLIWFSNWWLGRYRFGPLEWLWRSLTYGRVQPMAVPG; via the coding sequence ATGAACATTCTGGCCTTCGGGCTGCCGTTCCGAGCCTACTTCGATCCATCCGTAGACGGTGCGCTCAGCGGCGCCGATTTCGGCATCTTCTTCGTCGTCGACTTGCTGGCTGAGGGCGTCATGCGAGCCGTGTTCTCGATGCTGTTCGGGGTGGGGATTGCGCTGGCGGCCAGCCGCGAAGCTCGCTCTGAGGGAGTGGGAATCTACTACCGCCGCCAGTTCTTGCTGCTCGGCCTCGGACTCGTCGATACCTTCGTGCTGCTGTGGACAGGCGACATCCTGGTCTCCTATGCCCTGGCCGGCATGGTGCTGTATCTGTGCCGCAACTGGCGACCGAGGAACCTCGGTATCGCCGCAGGCTGCATCTTCGCCTACCTGGCCATTGTCTACGCCGCGATCTTCCTGGTCCTGTCTTGGGGTCCGGTGCAAGCCAAAGCCGTACAGACGCGCATCGCCGCCGGTCAGGCCGTCTCCGCCGAGGATCAGGCCATGTTCGACGCCTGGGTCGATCTGGAAGCCGTGGTCCATCCCTCGGAGAGCATACGAGCCCGGGAGGCCCTGAAATTCGAGGGGTCTTACCGCCAATCCTTTGTGGCCAACGCCGAGGAGGCCGGCGAGATGTACACCCTTGCCCTGCCGCTGTTCTTCATCTGGGACGCCGCCGCGTGCATGCTGCTCGGCATGGCGCTCTACAAGACCGGCTTCTTCCAGGGCCGGCGCAGCCTGCGTTGCTATGTGCTGGTGGCGATCCTGGGCTTCGTCTGTGGTCTGACGGTCAACGGATTCGAGCTGGCCATGAAGATCGGGAGCGGCTACGCGCCCCAATGGGTGTCGGGCGCATCAGTGTTCACCAACGACCTTGGGCGTGTGTCGATGGCCCTCGGATTCGTCTCTGTGGCAATGATCGCCTGGCAGTACGACTGGTTTGCCAGAGCGCGTCAAGTTCTGGCGGCCGTCGGGCGTATGGCACTCACGAACTACATCCTGCAAAGCGTCTTCGGCCTGGTGATTTTCCACGATTTCGGGCTCGGACTGTGGAACGAACTCGCCCGCCACCAGCTGTACTCCATCGTGCTGGCGGAGTGGATCGTCCTGATCTGGTTCAGCAACTGGTGGCTGGGGCGCTACCGGTTCGGCCCGCTGGAGTGGCTGTGGCGGTCGCTGACCTATGGCCGCGTCCAGCCCATGGCCGTGCCAGGCTGA